The following proteins are encoded in a genomic region of Hirundo rustica isolate bHirRus1 chromosome 3, bHirRus1.pri.v3, whole genome shotgun sequence:
- the LOC120749761 gene encoding acrosin-like codes for MTYSYGNVAYDDGTTRIVGGTGAVEASWPWIISIQYSVPPNLIHWCGGSLITADWVLTAAHCFDKLKNISMVYIVIGATQLNNPGPGAVLRSVKQVVIHQYYKRADFSYDIALLQLNEPVLCSPYIQLACVADPTLKVSNLNNCWIAGWGATTARVQGSSNRLQEAKVQLINVKLCNSSDWYAGEIHPYNLCAGYPQGLIDSCQGDSGGPLMCQDNNAAYWWVVGLTSFGEGCARPKQPGVYTSTQHFYEWIDYNMRAHHAAESAS; via the exons ATGACTTATTCCTACGGCAATGTGGCTTATGATGATGGCACGACACGCATTGTGGGTGGCACAGGCGCTGTGGAAGCATCCTGGCCCTGGATCATCAGCATCCAGTATTCCGTTCCACCAAACCTGATCCATTGGTGTGGAGGGTCTCTCATCACTGCAGACTGGGTCCTCACAGCGGCCCACTGCTTTGACAAGTTGAA AAACATCAGCATGGTGTACATCGTGATTGGGGCCACCCAGTTGAATAATCCGGGCCCTGGGGCCGTACTGCGCAGTGTCAAGCAGGTGGTGATACACCAGTACTACAAGCGTGCCGACTTTAGCTACGATATTGCCCTGCTGCAATTGAACGAGCCTGTCCTGTGCAGCCCCTACATCCAGCTGGCCTGTGTGGCTGACCCCACCCTAAAAGTCTCAAACCTCAACAACTGCTGGATCGCTGGCTGGGGTGCCACCACTGCAAGAG TTCAAGGTTCAAGTAATCGCCTGCAGGAGGCCAAGGTTCAGCTCATCAATGTCAAGCTCTGCAACAGCAGTGACTGGTATGCAGGGGAAATCCACCCCTACAACTTGTGTGCTGGTTACCCACAGGGCCTCATCGACTCCTGCCAG GGTGACAGCGGTGGTCCTCTCATGTGCCAGGACAACAATGCCGCGTACTGGTGGGTTGTCGGATTAACCAGCTTTGGAGAAGGCTGCGCCAGACCAAAGCAGCCTGGAGTCTACACCTCCACCCAGCACTTCTATGAATGGATCGACTACAACATGCGTGCACACCACGCAGCTGAAAGTGCttcctga
- the LOC120749762 gene encoding acrosin-like, with translation MTYSYGNVAYDDGTTRIVGGTGAVEASWPWIISIQYSVPPNLIHWCGGSLITADWVLTAAHCFDKLKNISMVYIVIGATQLNNPGPGAVLRSVKQVVIHQYYKRADFSYDIALLQLNEPVLCSPYIQLACVADPTLKVSNLNNCWIAGWGATTARVQGSSNRLQEAKVQLINVQLCNSSDWYAGEIHPYNLCAGYPQGLIDSCQGDSGGPLMCQDNNAAYWWVVGLTSFGEGCARPKQPGVYTSTQHFYEWIDYNMRAHHAAESAS, from the exons ATGACTTATTCCTACGGCAATGTGGCTTATGATGATGGCACGACACGCATTGTGGGTGGCACAGGCGCTGTGGAAGCATCCTGGCCCTGGATCATCAGCATCCAGTATTCCGTTCCACCAAACCTGATCCATTGGTGTGGAGGGTCTCTCATCACTGCAGACTGGGTCCTCACAGCGGCCCACTGCTTTGACAAGTTGAA AAACATCAGCATGGTGTACATCGTGATTGGGGCCACCCAGTTGAATAATCCGGGCCCTGGGGCCGTACTGCGCAGTGTCAAGCAGGTGGTGATACACCAGTACTACAAGCGTGCCGACTTTAGCTACGATATTGCCCTGCTGCAATTGAACGAGCCTGTCCTGTGCAGCCCCTACATCCAGCTGGCCTGTGTGGCTGACCCCACCCTAAAAGTCTCAAACCTCAACAACTGCTGGATCGCTGGCTGGGGTGCCACCACTGCAAGAG TTCAAGGTTCAAGTAATCGCCTGCAGGAGGCCAAGGTTCAGCTCATCAATGTCCAGCTCTGCAACAGCAGTGACTGGTATGCAGGGGAAATCCACCCCTACAACTTGTGTGCTGGTTACCCACAGGGCCTCATCGACTCCTGCCAG GGTGACAGCGGTGGTCCTCTCATGTGCCAGGACAACAATGCCGCGTACTGGTGGGTTGTCGGATTAACCAGCTTTGGAGAAGGCTGCGCCAGACCAAAGCAGCCTGGAGTCTACACCTCCACCCAGCACTTCTATGAATGGATCGACTACAACATGCGTGCACACCACGCAGCTGAAAGTGCttcctga